A DNA window from Coffea arabica cultivar ET-39 chromosome 6c, Coffea Arabica ET-39 HiFi, whole genome shotgun sequence contains the following coding sequences:
- the LOC113693025 gene encoding hyoscyamine 6-dioxygenase-like → MEKQRVLRWFDVQSVPGDYSFPLEDRPGRLPIPFCDTVPVINHGVSEDVAREMSTVFKEFFNMSAENKKGSSAFDGDLSRPGWIYMDSSDFAKDGINLMLNFLVTLALDECMQSWPPRLTRYREVVATYVVEMRTLSGRILELICEGLGLEAGYLEELSKVQLVVGNYYPPCPDPSLTLGVGTAKAL, encoded by the exons ATGGAGAAGCAGCGAGTTTTGCGATGGTTTGACGTGCAATCCGTGCCCGGTGATTACAGCTTTCCGCTGGAGGATCGACCAGGACGGCTTCCCATTCCTTTTTGCGACACAGTCCCT GTGATCAACCATGGAGTATCTGAAGATGTGGCGAGGGAAATGAGTACCGTGTTTAAGGAATTTTTCAACATGTCTGCAGAGAACAAGAAGGGTTCCAGTGCATTTGATGGAGATTTAAGCCGGCCGGGCTGGATCTATATGGACAGCTCTGATTTTGCAAAAGATGGTATTAATCTAATGTTAAACTTTCTTGTCACCCTGGCCCTGGATGAATGCATGCAAAGTTGGCCTCCAAGACTAACCCGGTATAGAGAGGTGGTTGCAACATACGTAGTAGAAATGAGGACACTGAGTGGAAGAATTCTAGAGCTGATATGTGAAGGATTGGGGCTGGAAGCTGGGTACTTGGAAGAGTTGAGCAAAGTTCAATTGGTGGTGGGCAACTATTATCCACCGTGCCCGGACCCGAGCTTGACCTTGGGAGTTGGGACTGCTAAAGCATTGTGA
- the LOC113694184 gene encoding uncharacterized protein, translated as MMFTFQKWSSWSLIGVIATVVALVTVVHFFLSPESPLDNFGARQVDMIENSSIQVIGSRQEGKTVVPNNISDGGNMPVNGSTDGSKQLSGPVERGKDDENQKQQSMVDLNIQYPADSRNAVVYRGAPWKAEIGRWLSGCDSKTAAVKIVQEIGGKSCKNDCSGQGICNRQLGQCSCFHGFGGEGCSERLQLNCNYSGSKEDPYGRWVVSICSAHCDTTRAMCFCGEGTKYPNRPVAEGCGFVINPPSEPGGPSLADWTKADVDIFTTNGSRRGWCNVDPKEAYDGKVHFKEECDCKYDGLWGRFCEVPVQSVCINQCAGHGYCRGGFCQCDKGWYGTDCSIPSVLSSVAEWPKWLRPAQIKIPDSDKQTGKIDNLTAVVAKKRPLIYVYDLPPEFNSLLLEGRHFKLECVNRIYDHRNATIWTDHLYGAQMALYESMLTSPHRTLNGEEADYFFVPVLDSCIITRADDAPHINMQDHSGLRSSLTLEFYKKAYDHIIAQYPYWNRSSGRDHIWSFMWDEGACYAPKEIWNSMMLVHWGNTNSKHNHSTTAYWGDNWDTISPERRGNHPCFDPDKDLVLPAWKHPDGSSLKSKLWSWPHEKRKTLFYFNGNLGPAYEHGRPEDTYSMGIRQKVAAEFGSSPNKKRKLGKQHAADVVVTPLRTDHYQEELASSIFCGVMPGDGWSGRMEDSIFQGCIPVIIQDGIYLPYENVLNYESFAVRIQEDEIPKLISVLRSFNETEIEFKLANVRKIWQRFLYRDSVLLEAERQKNILGLVEDWAIEFSKLLEDDVFATLIQVLHYKLHNDVWRRELNHGKEYGLPRECLIRS; from the exons ATGATGTTCACCTTCCAAAAATGGAGCTCATGGTCCCTGATAGGAGTTATTGCTACAGTAGTGGCCTTAGTGACAGtggttcatttttttctttctccagaGAGTCCTCTAGACAATTTTGGGGCTAGGCAGGTTGACATGATTGAGAACTCATCTATTCAAGTAATTGGATCTAGACAAGAAGGCAAAACTGTTGTCCCTAATAATATATCAGATGGTGGTAATATGCCGGTGAATGGCTCAACTGATGGTAGCAAGCAATTAAGTGGGCCTGTTGAACGAGGCAAAGACGATGAGAATCAAAAGCAACAGTCAATGGTTGATTTAAACATCCAATATCCTGCTGATTCACGAAACGCTGTTGTCTATCGTGGTGCTCCGTGGAAAGCAGAAATAGGGAGGTGGTTATCTGGTTGCGACTCAAAGACTGCTGCTGTCAAAATTGTCCAG GAAATTGGTGGCAAGAGCTGCAAAAATGATTGCAGCGGGCAAGGCATCTGCAATAGGCAATTGGGTCAGTGTAGCTGCTTCCATGGGTTTGGTG GGGAAGGATGCTCTGAAAGACTGCAACTAAATTGTAATTACTCTGGATCAAAAGAGGACCCATATGGGCGATGGGTTGTGTCGATTTGCTCAGCTCATTGTGACACAACAAGAGCAATGTGCTTTTGTGGAGAAGGCACAAAATACCCAAATCGTCCTGTTGCGGAGGGATGTGGGTTTGTGATTAA CCCGCCTTCTGAACCTGGAGGTCCGTCTCTTGCTGATTGGACAAAAGCTGATGTTGACATTTTCACAACTAATGGAAGTAGACGAGGATGGTGTAATGTGGATCCAAAGGAAGCTTATGATGGTAAAGTGCATTTCAAAGAAGAATGTGATTGCAAGTATGATGGCCTCTGGGGTCGATTCTGTGAGGTGCCTGTACAAAGTGTTTGTATTAACCAATGTGCTGGTCATGGGTACTGCCGTGGTGGATTTTGTCAG TGTGACAAAGGCTGGTACGGGACAGATTGCAGTATTCCTTCTGTTTTATCCTCTGTTGCAGAATGGCCCAAGTGGCTTCGACCAGCTCAGATCAAAATTCCAGATAGTGACAAACAAACTGGAAAAATAGACAATCTAACTGCTGTAGTGGCAAAGAAAAGGCCTCTCATATATGTTTACGATTTGCCGCCAGAATTTAACAGTCTTCTATTGGAG GGTCGGCATTTCAAGCTCGAGTGTGTAAATAGAATCTATGATCATAGGAATGCGACAATATGGACCGATCATCTTTATGGTGCACAG ATGGCACTCTATGAGAGTATGTTGACCAGTCCTCACCGAACATTGAATGGCGAAGAAGCGGATTACTTTTTTGTTCCAGTTCTTGATTCTTGTATAATAACTCGTGCTGATGATGCTCCCCACATAAATATGCAG GACCATTCTGGCTTGAGGAGTTCTCTTACTCTGGAGTTCTATAAGAAGGCTTATGATCACATTATTGCACAGTATCCTTACTGGAACCGCTCATCTGGAAGAGATCATATATGG TCCTTTATGTGGGATGAAGGTGCTTGCTATGCCCCAAAGGAAATATGGAACAGCATGATGCTCGTCCACTGGGGGAATACAAATTCAAAGCATAATCATTCAACAACCGCATATTGGGGTGACAACTGGGACACCATTTCTCCTGAAAGAAGAGGAAACCATCCATGCTTTGATCCAGATAAAGATCTTGTACTTCCTGCTTGGAAACACCCCGATGGAAGTTCACTGAAATCAAAACTTTGGTCGTG GCCTCATGAGAAGCGGAAGACCCTTTTCTACTTTAATGGAAACCTAGGGCCTGCTTATGAACATGGAAGACCAGAAGATAC GTATAGTATGGGCATTAGGCAGAAAGTAGCTGCAGAGTTTGGATCAAGCCCTAACAAGAAACGGAAACTTGGGAAACAGCACGCAGCAGATGTGGTGGTGACCCCTCTACGTACTGATCATTATCAAGAGGAATTGGCCAGTTCTATTTTTTGTGGGGTTATGCCTGGAGATGGGTGGAGTGGCCGTATGGAAGATAGTATTTTTCAGGGCTGCATCCCCGTGATCATTCAG GATGGGATTTACCTGCCATATGAGAACGTCCTAAACTATGAAAGCTTTGCTGTTCGGATACAAGAAGATGAAATTCCGAAGTTGATTAGCGTTCTCAGG AGTTTCAATGAGACGGAAATAGAATTTAAATTGGCAAATGTAAGGAAGATATGGCAGAGATTCTTGTATCGTGATTCTGTTCTTCTGGAAGCtgagagacaaaaaaatatTCTTGGGCTTGTAGAGGACTGGGCTATTGAGTTCTCCAAATTGCTTGAAGATGATGTGTTTGCGACGCTCATACAG GTGTTGCACTACAAGTTACACAATGACGTTTGGAGACGAGAGCTGAACCATGGGAAAGAGTATGGATTACCTAGAGAATGCCTGATAAGATCATAG